From a single Miscanthus floridulus cultivar M001 chromosome 8, ASM1932011v1, whole genome shotgun sequence genomic region:
- the LOC136474040 gene encoding uncharacterized protein produces the protein MAEAPSKIESMRKWVIDHKLRAVGCLWLGGISSSIAYNWSRPNMKTSVKIIHARLHAQALTLAALMGSACVEYYDNKYGSSGPKVDKYTSQYLAHSHKD, from the exons ATGGCGGAGGCGCCGAGCAAGATCGAATCCATGAGGAAGTGGGTCATCGACCACAAGCTCCGAGCCGTAG GTTGCCTCTGGCTAGGTGGGATCAGCAGTTCGATCGCCTACAACTGGTCGCGGCCCAATATGAAGACTAGCGTCAAGATCATCCACGCAAG GTTGCATGCGCAGGCTCTAACCCTAGCTGCATTAATGGGTTCTGCATGCGTGGAGTACTATGACAATAAATATGGTTCTTCTGGGCCAAAGGTGGACAAATACACAAGCCAATACCTGGCCCATTCGCATAAAGATTAA